A genomic region of Christiangramia sp. OXR-203 contains the following coding sequences:
- a CDS encoding O-methyltransferase yields the protein MHFLPENIDEYIVAHSQPEPQHLEKLNRETNQKVMQPRMLSGHYQGRVLSLLSKMKNPRSILEIGTYTGYSALCLAEGLKEDGILHTIDINEELEDFQKKHFQASPYSDRIVQHIGDATEIIPNIEENFDLVFIDADKPNYPKYFELIIDKMKSGGIILSDNVLWSGKVVEELKKDDLSTKALLEYNALLNEDPRVETVILPIRDGLTLSRVK from the coding sequence ATGCATTTCCTACCAGAAAATATAGACGAGTATATAGTAGCACATTCTCAACCAGAACCTCAACATCTGGAAAAATTAAATCGCGAAACCAACCAGAAGGTCATGCAGCCCAGAATGCTAAGTGGTCATTACCAGGGCAGGGTTTTAAGTTTACTTTCCAAAATGAAAAATCCTCGATCTATACTGGAAATTGGTACATATACAGGTTATTCTGCCCTTTGCCTGGCTGAAGGTCTTAAAGAGGATGGAATCTTGCATACGATAGATATAAATGAAGAACTGGAAGACTTTCAGAAGAAACATTTTCAGGCTTCGCCATATAGCGATAGAATCGTACAGCATATTGGTGATGCCACAGAGATCATTCCCAATATTGAAGAAAATTTTGATCTGGTATTTATTGATGCCGATAAACCTAACTACCCGAAGTATTTCGAGCTTATCATTGATAAAATGAAGAGCGGTGGAATTATACTTTCAGATAATGTTCTATGGAGTGGTAAGGTTGTGGAAGAACTTAAAAAAGACGACCTCTCTACAAAGGCTCTACTGGAATACAATGCTCTCTTAAATGAGGATCCGCGGGTAGAAACTGTGATCCTGCCAATTCGTGACGGTCTCACACTTTCAAGAGTTAAATAG
- a CDS encoding phosphatase PAP2 family protein produces MWDQIEEWDRQLFVYLNNLGIEKYDTFWIFVTNPAHWIPVFIVFFLLFFIAFHWKKGLFTSLFLLLTVAVTYGFTNLVKALAVRNRPNNTPELAELIRILQEPTNYSFFSGHASTSFAATTFIVLALSKWSKWIYLAYIWPFLFVMSRIYVGVHFPGDIIVGMIVGIIMAFLFFSLYNRAGTRIY; encoded by the coding sequence ATGTGGGACCAGATCGAAGAATGGGACAGGCAACTATTTGTATACCTGAACAACCTTGGAATAGAAAAGTATGATACTTTTTGGATCTTCGTTACCAATCCGGCACACTGGATCCCGGTTTTTATAGTTTTCTTTCTACTTTTCTTTATAGCATTTCACTGGAAAAAAGGACTTTTCACCAGTTTATTTCTACTACTAACTGTGGCTGTCACCTATGGTTTTACGAATCTGGTTAAAGCTCTGGCTGTGCGTAACAGGCCTAATAATACACCTGAATTAGCAGAACTTATTAGAATATTACAGGAGCCAACCAATTATAGTTTCTTTTCTGGTCATGCTTCAACTTCTTTTGCTGCAACAACCTTTATTGTTCTCGCACTGAGCAAATGGAGTAAATGGATATATCTTGCTTATATCTGGCCATTCCTTTTCGTAATGAGCAGGATTTATGTGGGAGTTCATTTTCCAGGCGATATCATCGTAGGGATGATCGTTGGAATAATAATGGCCTTTCTCTTCTTTAGTCTCTATAACCGAGCAGGAACCAGGATTTATTAG
- a CDS encoding M1 family metallopeptidase codes for MKRLKLLTSVFMMFVFAGINAQETEQKEPRQQGHTNQNKFRQMYQEMATPNQYRTASGAPGPAYYQNEADYKMDIVLDDKNSVLTGEETITYHNNSPQDLEYLWVQLDQNIRKKDAPQKDGDGMAPVATAAGFANKYLETPFDGGFDIKEVSANGSDLKYTINQTMMRVDLPKPLKAGETYTFDIKWSYNVNNHVTNRARSGYEFFPEDGNKAYVIAQFFPRMAVYNDVEGWQNYQFWGNGEFALPFGDYEVNITVPADHIMEATGELQNRKEVYSKEMMKRYEQAKKSYDKPVMIVTQEEAEKAEKNFSEKTKTWTYKADMVRDFAFSTSRKFILDMMAVDVMGKDVMAVSVYPKEGNPLWEEWSTKAVAATLESYSEHTFQYPYHKAVSVHAKNQGMEYPMICWNYGRPDENGNYSDRTKFGMISVIIHEVGHNFFPMIVNSDERQWGWMDEGINTFVQYVAEQEFGKKHPEAIAPESNYPSRRGAPSKIVPYMKGNQDYISPIMSNPEQVYQLGNNAYGKPATALNILRETVMGRELFDYAFATYSKRWMFKHPTPEDFFRTMEDASGVDLDWFWRGWFYTTDNVDIGIKDVQKYYVTDNPTEAGREMLKRYGTTPEETKALYVVSEDDEAFSEEMKGKSLMENSETLQAYVMDNFSEEERKNLQAPKYFYQVTFEKPGGLVMPIIVELTYEDGTSEKVTYPVQIWRKNDSNVSKVIPSNKEITKITLDPDLETADVDVNNNSWPKNENKSEFDEYKDSAQD; via the coding sequence ATGAAGCGATTAAAATTGTTGACCTCCGTGTTCATGATGTTTGTCTTTGCAGGTATCAACGCACAGGAAACTGAACAAAAGGAGCCACGGCAGCAAGGCCATACCAATCAAAACAAATTCCGGCAAATGTACCAGGAAATGGCAACTCCAAACCAGTATAGAACTGCCTCTGGAGCTCCTGGACCAGCGTATTACCAGAACGAGGCAGATTACAAAATGGATATCGTTCTTGACGATAAGAACTCTGTGCTTACGGGTGAGGAAACTATCACCTACCATAATAATTCTCCACAGGACCTGGAATACCTATGGGTTCAATTAGACCAGAACATCAGGAAAAAAGATGCGCCTCAAAAAGATGGAGATGGAATGGCTCCGGTTGCAACTGCAGCTGGTTTCGCTAATAAATATCTGGAAACTCCTTTTGATGGTGGTTTCGACATTAAAGAAGTATCTGCGAATGGATCAGATCTTAAATATACGATCAACCAGACTATGATGCGAGTTGATCTTCCAAAGCCTTTGAAGGCTGGAGAGACATATACCTTTGATATCAAATGGTCTTACAATGTAAATAACCATGTAACTAATCGTGCTCGTTCAGGATATGAGTTCTTTCCTGAGGATGGCAACAAGGCTTATGTGATTGCTCAGTTCTTCCCGAGAATGGCCGTTTACAACGATGTTGAAGGTTGGCAGAACTACCAGTTCTGGGGGAATGGTGAATTTGCACTTCCTTTCGGGGATTATGAGGTAAATATTACTGTACCTGCAGATCATATCATGGAAGCTACAGGTGAACTTCAGAATAGAAAAGAAGTTTATTCTAAAGAAATGATGAAGCGTTATGAGCAGGCTAAGAAAAGTTACGACAAGCCGGTAATGATTGTAACTCAGGAAGAGGCTGAAAAGGCTGAAAAGAACTTTTCAGAAAAAACTAAAACCTGGACTTACAAAGCAGATATGGTTCGTGATTTCGCTTTTTCAACTTCAAGAAAGTTCATTCTCGATATGATGGCGGTAGACGTGATGGGTAAAGATGTTATGGCTGTTTCAGTTTATCCTAAAGAAGGGAATCCTCTTTGGGAAGAATGGTCTACTAAAGCTGTTGCCGCAACCTTAGAAAGCTACTCAGAACATACTTTCCAGTATCCTTATCACAAGGCAGTTTCTGTTCATGCTAAGAATCAAGGGATGGAATATCCAATGATTTGCTGGAACTATGGGCGTCCTGATGAGAATGGTAATTATAGTGACCGTACTAAGTTCGGGATGATAAGTGTGATTATTCACGAAGTTGGACATAACTTTTTTCCAATGATTGTAAATTCTGATGAAAGACAATGGGGTTGGATGGACGAAGGTATCAACACTTTTGTTCAGTATGTTGCAGAACAAGAATTTGGGAAAAAGCATCCGGAAGCTATTGCACCAGAATCAAATTATCCTTCTAGAAGAGGAGCGCCAAGTAAGATCGTTCCTTATATGAAAGGAAACCAGGACTATATTTCTCCAATTATGTCCAATCCGGAGCAAGTTTATCAATTAGGGAATAATGCTTATGGTAAACCGGCTACTGCATTGAATATTCTTCGGGAAACAGTGATGGGTAGAGAATTATTTGACTACGCATTTGCTACTTATTCTAAAAGATGGATGTTCAAGCATCCAACTCCGGAGGATTTCTTCAGAACGATGGAAGATGCTTCAGGCGTAGATCTTGATTGGTTCTGGAGAGGATGGTTTTATACTACAGATAATGTAGATATTGGGATTAAGGATGTTCAGAAGTATTACGTAACAGACAATCCTACTGAAGCAGGTAGAGAAATGCTAAAGAGATATGGAACAACTCCTGAAGAAACTAAAGCCCTATATGTAGTTTCCGAAGATGACGAAGCCTTTTCAGAAGAAATGAAGGGTAAATCCTTAATGGAAAATTCTGAAACTTTACAGGCTTACGTGATGGATAACTTTAGCGAGGAAGAGCGTAAAAATCTTCAGGCGCCTAAGTATTTCTACCAGGTGACTTTTGAAAAACCAGGTGGTTTGGTAATGCCTATCATTGTAGAATTGACCTACGAAGATGGGACTTCAGAAAAAGTTACTTATCCGGTTCAAATCTGGAGAAAGAATGATAGTAATGTAAGCAAGGTAATTCCTTCTAATAAAGAGATTACTAAGATCACATTGGACCCAGATCTTGAAACAGCAGATGTGGATGTGAACAATAACAGCTGGCCTAAGAATGAAAATAAAAGTGAGTTCGATGAGTATAAAGATTCCGCTCAGGACTAG
- a CDS encoding cryptochrome/photolyase family protein: MAEVKKTLRLILGDQLNHQHSWFKDDLEDVTYLFMEMRQETDYVKHHIQKVVGFFSSMRNFASYLEERDHRVIYYEIDHEDNTQNLEKNIKDLIDKHDFESFQYQLPDEYRLDEQLRNLCEDLEIETSNFDTEHFFTTRTDLEKFYKGKKQMTMEYFYRDMRKKNDILMINAKDPEGGKWNFDKSNRQKWKGKPEIPHERGFRKDVSDLVEEIKNAGVETFGSIESKNYNWPTTREDSLSVLNYFCKNLLVHFGDYQDALHTDEAYLFHSRLSFSMNTKMLSPKEVINSVLDYYYDHKDEIDISQVEGFIRQILGWREYMRGIYWKEMPGYRRTNKLRNQNKLAEFYWDAKTKMNCLHHAIKNSLENAYAHHIQRLMITGNYALLTETHPDEVDQWYLGIYIDAIEWVEITNTRGMSQFADGGIVATKPYVSSGSYINKMSNYCTDCHYKVSKKTEDEACPFNSLYWNFLDSNREHFAGNQRMNMMMSLLEKKLPEEMQKIRKRAAEIISNPERF, translated from the coding sequence ATGGCTGAAGTAAAAAAAACGCTGAGACTTATTTTAGGTGATCAACTAAATCATCAACATAGCTGGTTCAAGGACGACCTTGAAGACGTGACATATCTTTTTATGGAAATGCGACAGGAAACCGATTATGTGAAACATCATATACAGAAGGTCGTAGGTTTTTTTAGTAGCATGCGAAATTTTGCCAGCTATCTGGAAGAGAGAGATCACCGCGTCATCTATTATGAGATCGATCATGAGGATAATACTCAGAATCTTGAAAAGAACATAAAAGACCTGATCGATAAACATGATTTTGAAAGTTTTCAGTATCAATTACCAGATGAGTATCGTCTTGATGAGCAACTGAGAAATTTGTGTGAAGATCTTGAGATCGAAACTAGCAATTTTGATACTGAACATTTTTTCACAACCCGTACTGACCTGGAAAAGTTTTATAAAGGCAAGAAGCAAATGACCATGGAATATTTCTACCGCGATATGCGGAAGAAAAACGATATTTTAATGATCAATGCTAAAGATCCTGAAGGAGGGAAATGGAATTTTGATAAGAGTAACCGGCAGAAATGGAAAGGCAAGCCTGAAATTCCCCACGAAAGAGGTTTCCGTAAAGATGTATCTGATCTAGTTGAAGAAATTAAAAATGCCGGTGTAGAAACTTTTGGATCTATTGAATCGAAAAACTATAACTGGCCAACCACTCGCGAAGACTCACTGTCAGTACTAAATTATTTCTGTAAAAACCTTCTTGTGCATTTTGGCGATTACCAAGATGCTTTGCATACCGATGAAGCTTACCTTTTCCATTCGCGATTATCCTTCAGCATGAATACAAAAATGCTGAGTCCAAAAGAAGTCATAAACTCTGTTCTGGATTACTATTACGACCACAAAGACGAGATCGATATTTCTCAAGTAGAAGGATTTATACGGCAGATCCTGGGATGGAGAGAATATATGAGAGGTATTTACTGGAAAGAAATGCCGGGATATCGCCGTACTAATAAACTTCGAAATCAAAATAAACTTGCTGAATTTTACTGGGATGCAAAGACCAAAATGAATTGCCTGCATCATGCGATCAAAAATAGTCTGGAAAACGCATATGCACATCACATCCAGCGACTTATGATCACTGGTAATTATGCTTTGTTAACTGAAACTCACCCAGACGAAGTCGACCAGTGGTATCTGGGAATTTATATCGATGCCATTGAATGGGTAGAGATCACTAATACTCGTGGAATGAGCCAGTTTGCAGATGGTGGAATTGTAGCAACGAAACCATACGTTTCCAGCGGTAGTTACATTAATAAAATGAGCAACTATTGTACGGATTGCCACTATAAAGTAAGCAAAAAGACCGAAGATGAGGCCTGTCCATTTAACAGTCTTTATTGGAATTTTCTGGATTCCAACCGGGAACATTTTGCTGGAAACCAGAGAATGAATATGATGATGAGCCTACTGGAAAAGAAGCTTCCGGAAGAAATGCAAAAAATAAGGAAGCGCGCGGCAGAGATCATTTCAAATCCCGAACGCTTTTAG
- a CDS encoding lmo0937 family membrane protein: MRDLIWLIIVLLVIGWLIGYFAFPDLGSIIHILIVVAVILILYKLLTGRKL; the protein is encoded by the coding sequence ATGAGAGATTTAATTTGGCTTATTATCGTATTACTAGTAATTGGTTGGCTAATTGGATATTTTGCATTCCCAGACCTAGGAAGCATTATACATATCCTTATTGTTGTAGCTGTAATATTAATCCTGTACAAGTTACTTACAGGACGTAAACTATAA
- a CDS encoding DUF6702 family protein, translating into MKNLILSLCCLFIFSSFSSEDHETYLSVTEIEYRQESKSVQVISRVFIDDMEDVLSKRFGKDVSLAYKKDLSANKDLLEKYYSKKLTIKVKNQDIPLKLLGSKFDADQIVLFLEGKNVETFKTVEVENLVLTDLFDTQKNIVHVKKGDVIESMLLVKAKGSDTVNF; encoded by the coding sequence ATGAAAAACCTCATTTTGAGTCTATGCTGCCTGTTTATATTCAGCTCCTTCAGCAGTGAAGATCATGAGACGTACTTAAGTGTTACCGAAATTGAATACCGGCAGGAAAGCAAGTCGGTGCAGGTGATTTCCAGGGTTTTTATCGATGATATGGAAGATGTGCTTAGCAAACGTTTTGGTAAGGATGTAAGTCTTGCCTATAAAAAAGATCTTTCAGCTAATAAGGATCTTCTGGAAAAATACTATTCCAAAAAATTAACTATCAAAGTAAAGAATCAGGATATTCCATTGAAATTGCTGGGGAGCAAATTTGATGCTGATCAAATTGTCTTATTCCTGGAAGGCAAAAACGTGGAAACTTTCAAAACCGTAGAAGTAGAAAATCTCGTGCTTACAGATCTATTCGATACACAGAAAAATATTGTTCACGTGAAGAAAGGTGATGTAATCGAAAGTATGTTGCTGGTGAAAGCCAAAGGTAGTGACACGGTTAATTTCTGA
- the kynU gene encoding kynureninase, translating into MKFENSLEFAQRLDKEDELANYRNEFIFPKIKGKDAIYFVGNSLGLQPRSAKKYVDDIMQDWAELGVEGHFKAEKPWWDYHEKFAEKLAKVVGANPSEVTVMNTLTVNLHLLMVSFYRPEGKRYKIICEEKAFPSDQYMISSQVRFHGFDPEDAIVEIKKRDGEHNFRTEDILSKINEVGEECALVLIGGVNYYTGQVMDMDTITKAGHRVGAFVGWDLAHAAGNIELKLSEWNVDFAAWCSYKYMNSGPGNASGCFINKKYHNKKDIPRFEGWWGHNKERRFLMEPEFQPESNADAWQISNAPVLALAPYLASLEMFAEVGMNSLLKKRDKIVAYLEFVLHEIDKDVDSTFEIITPSAQKERGTQLSVFLHGEGKEIFNYLMENGVMLDWREPNVIRLAPAPFYCSYEDIYRFGQILKEGILSKNKS; encoded by the coding sequence ATGAAATTTGAAAATTCACTGGAATTTGCTCAGCGCCTGGATAAGGAAGATGAACTGGCAAATTACCGGAATGAATTTATCTTCCCGAAAATCAAAGGTAAGGACGCTATATATTTCGTCGGAAATTCATTGGGTCTGCAACCAAGATCTGCCAAAAAGTATGTAGATGATATCATGCAGGATTGGGCAGAACTGGGAGTTGAGGGTCATTTTAAAGCCGAAAAGCCCTGGTGGGATTACCACGAAAAATTTGCCGAAAAACTAGCTAAAGTAGTAGGTGCAAATCCTTCCGAAGTGACCGTCATGAATACGCTTACGGTAAATCTTCACCTTTTGATGGTAAGTTTTTACAGACCTGAAGGAAAACGTTATAAGATCATTTGTGAAGAAAAAGCATTTCCCAGCGATCAATATATGATCTCCAGCCAGGTTCGTTTTCATGGATTTGATCCTGAAGATGCCATCGTAGAGATCAAAAAGCGCGATGGAGAGCATAATTTTAGAACAGAAGATATTCTTAGTAAAATTAATGAAGTAGGAGAGGAGTGTGCTCTTGTGCTTATTGGTGGAGTGAATTACTACACTGGTCAGGTCATGGACATGGATACTATCACTAAAGCAGGTCACAGAGTTGGAGCCTTCGTTGGTTGGGATCTAGCTCATGCAGCCGGAAATATAGAACTAAAACTCAGCGAATGGAATGTAGACTTTGCTGCCTGGTGTAGTTATAAATATATGAATTCAGGCCCTGGAAATGCTTCAGGATGTTTTATAAACAAGAAGTATCATAACAAAAAAGATATTCCCAGATTTGAAGGTTGGTGGGGACATAATAAGGAACGCCGATTCTTAATGGAGCCAGAATTTCAACCGGAATCCAATGCAGATGCCTGGCAAATTAGCAATGCACCGGTTCTTGCGCTTGCGCCTTATCTAGCGTCTCTGGAAATGTTCGCGGAGGTTGGAATGAATAGCTTGCTAAAGAAAAGAGACAAAATTGTTGCATATCTTGAGTTCGTATTGCACGAAATAGACAAGGATGTAGACAGTACTTTTGAAATTATTACTCCTTCAGCACAGAAGGAAAGAGGAACCCAACTTTCAGTTTTTCTGCACGGTGAAGGGAAAGAGATCTTTAATTATCTAATGGAGAATGGAGTGATGCTGGATTGGCGGGAGCCGAACGTGATCAGGCTGGCACCGGCACCATTTTATTGTTCTTATGAAGATATTTATAGATTTGGTCAGATCTTAAAAGAGGGAATACTCTCAAAAAATAAGTCATAA
- a CDS encoding Sec-independent protein translocase subunit TatA/TatB: protein MHMLPLFISGAEIGFILFILVMVFGADKIPDIAKGLGKGMKAVKNASNDIKSEIQRSAEKQGIDTDFTKDVRGEIDKVKEDIDDITGSVRRKL, encoded by the coding sequence ATGCATATGTTACCATTATTTATTAGCGGAGCTGAAATAGGCTTTATTTTGTTCATCCTGGTGATGGTTTTTGGAGCTGATAAAATTCCTGATATTGCCAAAGGGCTGGGTAAGGGAATGAAAGCGGTAAAAAACGCATCTAATGATATTAAAAGTGAAATTCAGCGAAGCGCTGAAAAACAAGGCATAGATACAGACTTCACGAAAGACGTTCGGGGCGAGATTGACAAGGTTAAGGAGGATATCGATGATATCACAGGTTCTGTTCGTCGTAAGCTATAA
- a CDS encoding SDR family oxidoreductase: MWRLESKKVLVTGGTKGIGKACVEQFLELGAEVLFTARTSSEVDDLEYELKDQGYQVKGLVADASKLSDSQSVLKWISENWRRLDVLVNNAGINIRKKAHEYSEDEYKRVLDINLVAPFTLSRLLFPLLKISDGSTIINVASSAALQDVGTGTPYAMSKAGLLQQTRSLAVEWASEGIRVNAVSPWFTKTPLTEGYLHNDEKMKSIISRTPLKRVAEAKEIASIVAFLAMPASSFVTGQNIVADGGMSINAL; the protein is encoded by the coding sequence ATGTGGAGATTAGAATCAAAAAAGGTATTGGTAACCGGTGGAACGAAAGGAATTGGAAAAGCGTGTGTCGAACAGTTTCTGGAGTTGGGTGCAGAGGTACTATTCACTGCAAGAACATCGAGTGAAGTGGATGATCTGGAATATGAACTGAAAGATCAGGGCTATCAAGTGAAAGGCCTGGTCGCTGATGCTTCAAAATTATCTGATTCTCAAAGTGTTCTAAAATGGATTTCTGAAAACTGGCGCAGATTGGATGTACTTGTAAATAATGCCGGTATCAATATCCGAAAAAAGGCTCATGAATATTCTGAAGACGAGTACAAAAGAGTTCTGGACATCAATCTGGTGGCTCCTTTTACGCTCAGCCGACTCCTATTTCCTCTTCTGAAAATTTCAGATGGATCAACGATCATCAATGTAGCATCTTCCGCAGCACTTCAGGATGTAGGCACAGGAACTCCTTATGCGATGTCCAAGGCAGGTTTGTTACAGCAAACCAGAAGTCTTGCTGTAGAATGGGCTTCAGAAGGGATAAGAGTAAACGCAGTTTCACCGTGGTTTACGAAAACACCACTAACTGAAGGCTACCTGCATAACGACGAAAAGATGAAATCTATTATTTCCAGAACTCCGCTTAAGCGCGTTGCCGAAGCAAAAGAGATAGCCAGTATCGTTGCATTTTTAGCGATGCCAGCTTCTTCATTTGTAACCGGACAAAACATTGTTGCTGATGGTGGAATGAGCATAAACGCACTATAA